In a single window of the Bactrocera dorsalis isolate Fly_Bdor chromosome 2, ASM2337382v1, whole genome shotgun sequence genome:
- the LOC105231078 gene encoding uncharacterized protein LOC105231078 translates to MTDPWLVQNSGQQNNSVENGTRENGVHQQQGEEKLEKALLEFEDNFTPTPAKNRSDKPSTSTKIDGINKPDHCLEPLPDSDNYLRGLERKLQKIKKGANLVEALTEKRNDCLRQLLNSGDADNNNEVLALEQPLNNIEFYRHLQPVQALSVGELVHIVKHDQLQQDPAQNTSDQHQELDEEDKKEIK, encoded by the exons ATGACAGATCCTTGGCTAGTTCAAAACTCAGGCCAACAGAATAATTCGGTTGAGAACGGTACAAGGGAAAACGGTGTGCATCAACAGCAAGGCGAGGAAAAACTTGAAAAAGCGCTTTTGGAATTTGAGGACAACTTCACACCTACTCCAGCAAAAAACCGGAGCGACAAACCGTCAACTTCAACAAAGATTGACGGAATCAATAAACCTGATCATTGCCTTGAACCTTTGCCTGATTCTGACAATTACTTACGTGGACTCG aaagaaaattgcaaaaaatcaaaaaaggtgCTAATTTAGTGGAAGCCCTAACTGAGAAGCGTAACGACTGTCTTCGTCAACTACTGAATAGTGGTGACGCCGATAACAACAATGAAGTGTTAGCCTTAGAACAACCTTTGAACAACATTGAATTCTATAGACATCTTCAACCAGTACAGGCTTTATCTGTTGGTGAACTGGTCCATATTGTCAAACACGATCAGTTACAACAAGATCCAGCCCAAAATACCTCCGACCAGCACCAAGAATTGGATGAGGAAgacaaaaaggaaataaaatag